The proteins below are encoded in one region of Saccopteryx leptura isolate mSacLep1 chromosome 1, mSacLep1_pri_phased_curated, whole genome shotgun sequence:
- the DLK2 gene encoding protein delta homolog 2 isoform X2, producing the protein MLSGCRCLHLMCLLCILGAPVQPVLADDCSSHCDLAHGYCAPDGSCRCEPGWEGLHCERCVRMPGCQHGSCHQPWQCICHSGWAGKFCDKDEHICTTQDPCRNGGQCVYDGGGEYHCVCPPGFYGQDCERKTGPCEQAGSPCWNGGQCQDDQGFALNFTCRCLAGFVGAHCEVNVDDCLMRPCANGATCRDGINRFSCLCPEGFAGRFCTINLDDCASRPCQRGARCRDRVHDFDCLCPSGYGGKTCELVLPDPDSATIADVPPAPTSGAVVPVTGPVPHSAGAGLLRISVKEVVRRQEAGLGESSLVAVVLFGVLTVTLVLSMVFLSLRAWRRGVCPPGPCCYPAPHYTPARQDQECQVSMLPAGVPLPPDLPPEPGKTTAL; encoded by the exons ATGCTCAGCGGCTGCCGCTGCCTACATCTCATGTGCCTGTTGTGTATACTGGGGGCACCCGTTCAGCCTGTCCTAG CCGATGACTGCAGCTCCCACTGTGACTTGGCCCACGGCTACTGTGCGCCTGACGGTTCCTGCAG GTGTGAGCCAGGCTGGGAGGGACTGCACTGTGAGCGCTGTGTGAGGATGCCCGGCTGCCAGCATGGTTCCTGCCACCAGCCCTGGCAGTGCATCTGTCACAGTGGCTGGGCAGGCAAGTTCTGTGACAAAG ATGAGCACATCTGTACCACGCAGGACCCCTGCCGGAATGGAGGCCAGTGCGTATATGATGGGGGTGGCGAGTACCACTGTGTGTGCCCACCAGGCTTCTACGGGCAGGACTGTGAGCGCAAAACTGGACCCTGTGAGCAGGCAGG gtcCCCATGCTGGAATGGCGGGCAGTGCCAGGATGACCAGGGCTTCGCCCTCAACTTCACATGCCGCTGCTTGGCAGGCTTTGTGGGTGCCCACTGTGAGGTGAATGTAGACGACTGTCTGATGCGACCCTGTGCTAACGGCGCCACCTGCCGGGATGGCATAAACCgcttctcctgcctctgccccgaGGGCTTTGCTGGACGCTTCTGCACCATCAACCTAGATGACTGTGCCAGCCGGCCATGCCAGAGAGGAGCCCGCTGTCGGGACCGTGTCCATGACTTCGACTGTCTCTGTCCCAGCGGTTATGGCGGCAAGACTTGTGAGCTAGTCTTACCTGACCCAGACTCCGCCACCATAGCAGACGTCCCTCCGGCCCCCACCTCAGGTGCGGTGGTACCTGTCACGGGGCCTGTCCCCCACAGCGCAGGGGCTGGTCTGCTGCGCATCTCAGTGAAGGAGGTGGTGCGGAGGCAAGAGGCTGGGCTAGGTGAGTCTAGCCTGGTGGCCGTGGTGTTGTTTGGGGTCCTCACTGTTACCCTGGTCCTGTCCATGGTGTTCCTGTCCCTGAGGGCCTGGCGCCGGGGTGTCTGTCCCCCTGGACCCTGTTGCTACCCGGCACCACACTACACCCCAGCACGCCAAGACCAGGAGTGTCAGGTTAGCATGCTGCCGGCAGGGGTCCCCCTGCCGCCGGACCTGCCCCCTGAGCCTGGAAAGACCACAGCACTGTGA
- the DLK2 gene encoding protein delta homolog 2 isoform X1, translating to MLSGCRCLHLMCLLCILGAPVQPVLADDCSSHCDLAHGYCAPDGSCRCEPGWEGLHCERCVRMPGCQHGSCHQPWQCICHSGWADEHICTTQDPCRNGGQCVYDGGGEYHCVCPPGFYGQDCERKTGPCEQAGSPCWNGGQCQDDQGFALNFTCRCLAGFVGAHCEVNVDDCLMRPCANGATCRDGINRFSCLCPEGFAGRFCTINLDDCASRPCQRGARCRDRVHDFDCLCPSGYGGKTCELVLPDPDSATIADVPPAPTSGAVVPVTGPVPHSAGAGLLRISVKEVVRRQEAGLGESSLVAVVLFGVLTVTLVLSMVFLSLRAWRRGVCPPGPCCYPAPHYTPARQDQECQVSMLPAGVPLPPDLPPEPGKTTAL from the exons ATGCTCAGCGGCTGCCGCTGCCTACATCTCATGTGCCTGTTGTGTATACTGGGGGCACCCGTTCAGCCTGTCCTAG CCGATGACTGCAGCTCCCACTGTGACTTGGCCCACGGCTACTGTGCGCCTGACGGTTCCTGCAG GTGTGAGCCAGGCTGGGAGGGACTGCACTGTGAGCGCTGTGTGAGGATGCCCGGCTGCCAGCATGGTTCCTGCCACCAGCCCTGGCAGTGCATCTGTCACAGTGGCTGGGCAG ATGAGCACATCTGTACCACGCAGGACCCCTGCCGGAATGGAGGCCAGTGCGTATATGATGGGGGTGGCGAGTACCACTGTGTGTGCCCACCAGGCTTCTACGGGCAGGACTGTGAGCGCAAAACTGGACCCTGTGAGCAGGCAGG gtcCCCATGCTGGAATGGCGGGCAGTGCCAGGATGACCAGGGCTTCGCCCTCAACTTCACATGCCGCTGCTTGGCAGGCTTTGTGGGTGCCCACTGTGAGGTGAATGTAGACGACTGTCTGATGCGACCCTGTGCTAACGGCGCCACCTGCCGGGATGGCATAAACCgcttctcctgcctctgccccgaGGGCTTTGCTGGACGCTTCTGCACCATCAACCTAGATGACTGTGCCAGCCGGCCATGCCAGAGAGGAGCCCGCTGTCGGGACCGTGTCCATGACTTCGACTGTCTCTGTCCCAGCGGTTATGGCGGCAAGACTTGTGAGCTAGTCTTACCTGACCCAGACTCCGCCACCATAGCAGACGTCCCTCCGGCCCCCACCTCAGGTGCGGTGGTACCTGTCACGGGGCCTGTCCCCCACAGCGCAGGGGCTGGTCTGCTGCGCATCTCAGTGAAGGAGGTGGTGCGGAGGCAAGAGGCTGGGCTAGGTGAGTCTAGCCTGGTGGCCGTGGTGTTGTTTGGGGTCCTCACTGTTACCCTGGTCCTGTCCATGGTGTTCCTGTCCCTGAGGGCCTGGCGCCGGGGTGTCTGTCCCCCTGGACCCTGTTGCTACCCGGCACCACACTACACCCCAGCACGCCAAGACCAGGAGTGTCAGGTTAGCATGCTGCCGGCAGGGGTCCCCCTGCCGCCGGACCTGCCCCCTGAGCCTGGAAAGACCACAGCACTGTGA